One Penaeus vannamei isolate JL-2024 chromosome 27, ASM4276789v1, whole genome shotgun sequence genomic window carries:
- the LOC113814106 gene encoding integrator complex subunit 12 isoform X1, producing the protein MANLELDPMFRRGLRLLHSRSRDSVDQLKALLDEAIRQRQGKPVHMDSFSLRRESPIPRSKPGSPIPVSLSKREEIKKDMERKINLQMRDDDGLGAKRPRLDSPSAFKSHTPSPTPSLKSESSSRSRKSDESESDTDMNDIAMEIMDGINCTVCKSFEVTPRNRLVECQECHSLYHQECHKPPVTDQDVNDPRLVWYCAKCAKSLKKQTSIVSATGGGTLSGTRGVSGGGMPSMASGSKSGSSLSRPTPSPTKGLGLSRLSPFTNLSSASGRALGTNNGGNSNNGNNKSSLSSSSSSSGKSSAPSNSMITAERRMHLMKKKAAAKMAEKRKL; encoded by the exons ATGGCGAACCTTGAGCTGGACCCCATGTTCCGGAGGGGGCTGCGGCTGCTGCACTCCCGGAGCAGGGATTCCGTGGACCAGTTGAAGGCCTTGCTTGATGAGGCCATACGACAGCGGCAGGGAAAGCCAGTGCATATG gATTCATTCAGCTTGCGGAGGGAATCTCCCATTCCGCGTTCCAAGCCAGGAAGTCCAATTCCAGTCTCTCTATCCAAACGAGAAGAAATCAAGAAGGatatggaaaggaaaataaat CTACAGATGCGTGATGATGATGGACTAGGGGCCAAGAGACCACGTCTGGACTCTCCGAGTGCCTTCAAATCCCACACTCCATCTCCAACGCCCTCACTGAAGTCAGAGAGTTCATCCCGGAGCCGCAAATCAGACGAGAGCGAATCGGACACTGATATGAATGACATTGCTATGGAGATAATGGATGGCATCAACTGCACTGTTTGCAA GAGCTTTGAGGTCACCCCACGCAATCGCCTTGTGGAATGCCAGGAATGCCACTCCCTGTACCACCAGGAGTGCCACAAACCTCCTGTCACAGACCAAGATGTCAATGATCCCCGTCTAGTGTGGTATTGTGCCAAATGTGCCAAGTCCTTGAAAAAACAG ACTAGTATTGTTAGTGCTACTGGTGGCGGCACTCTGTCGGGCACTCGGGGTGTCAGTGGTGGCGGAATGCCCAGTATGGCCAGTGGGAGCAAGTCAGGCAGCTCCCTCTCTCGGCCGACACCTTCCCCTACCAAGGGCTTgggtctctctcgtctctcgcccttTACAAACCTCTCTTCGGCTTCTGGGAGAGCCTTAG GAACAAACAATGGTGGGAACAgcaacaatggcaacaacaaGTCATCTctctcatcgtcgtcatcgtcatcaggGAAATCTTCTGCGCCCTCTAACTCGATGATCACGGCTGAAAGAAGGATGCACTTGATGAAGAAGAAAGCTGCTGCTAAAATggcagagaaaaggaaattataa
- the LOC113814106 gene encoding integrator complex subunit 12 isoform X2: protein MANLELDPMFRRGLRLLHSRSRDSVDQLKALLDEAIRQRQGKPVHMDSFSLRRESPIPRSKPGSPIPVSLSKREEIKKDMERKINMRDDDGLGAKRPRLDSPSAFKSHTPSPTPSLKSESSSRSRKSDESESDTDMNDIAMEIMDGINCTVCKSFEVTPRNRLVECQECHSLYHQECHKPPVTDQDVNDPRLVWYCAKCAKSLKKQTSIVSATGGGTLSGTRGVSGGGMPSMASGSKSGSSLSRPTPSPTKGLGLSRLSPFTNLSSASGRALGTNNGGNSNNGNNKSSLSSSSSSSGKSSAPSNSMITAERRMHLMKKKAAAKMAEKRKL from the exons ATGGCGAACCTTGAGCTGGACCCCATGTTCCGGAGGGGGCTGCGGCTGCTGCACTCCCGGAGCAGGGATTCCGTGGACCAGTTGAAGGCCTTGCTTGATGAGGCCATACGACAGCGGCAGGGAAAGCCAGTGCATATG gATTCATTCAGCTTGCGGAGGGAATCTCCCATTCCGCGTTCCAAGCCAGGAAGTCCAATTCCAGTCTCTCTATCCAAACGAGAAGAAATCAAGAAGGatatggaaaggaaaataaat ATGCGTGATGATGATGGACTAGGGGCCAAGAGACCACGTCTGGACTCTCCGAGTGCCTTCAAATCCCACACTCCATCTCCAACGCCCTCACTGAAGTCAGAGAGTTCATCCCGGAGCCGCAAATCAGACGAGAGCGAATCGGACACTGATATGAATGACATTGCTATGGAGATAATGGATGGCATCAACTGCACTGTTTGCAA GAGCTTTGAGGTCACCCCACGCAATCGCCTTGTGGAATGCCAGGAATGCCACTCCCTGTACCACCAGGAGTGCCACAAACCTCCTGTCACAGACCAAGATGTCAATGATCCCCGTCTAGTGTGGTATTGTGCCAAATGTGCCAAGTCCTTGAAAAAACAG ACTAGTATTGTTAGTGCTACTGGTGGCGGCACTCTGTCGGGCACTCGGGGTGTCAGTGGTGGCGGAATGCCCAGTATGGCCAGTGGGAGCAAGTCAGGCAGCTCCCTCTCTCGGCCGACACCTTCCCCTACCAAGGGCTTgggtctctctcgtctctcgcccttTACAAACCTCTCTTCGGCTTCTGGGAGAGCCTTAG GAACAAACAATGGTGGGAACAgcaacaatggcaacaacaaGTCATCTctctcatcgtcgtcatcgtcatcaggGAAATCTTCTGCGCCCTCTAACTCGATGATCACGGCTGAAAGAAGGATGCACTTGATGAAGAAGAAAGCTGCTGCTAAAATggcagagaaaaggaaattataa